The nucleotide sequence gaccggacgctggaaggtcttgtgaccggacgctgagggctagcgtccggtcgactccagtaagggtccagacttgaaaaagagtgaccggacgcgtccagtcagtgctgaccggaccctgagggttcagcgtccggtcgagtccagtaaggttccagtaagggttttatgcgaccggacgcgtccggtcagtgctgaccggaccctgccagcgtccggtcgactcgttactactggttcgcgggttgaactgaccggagcgtccggtcatcacgaccggagcgtccggtcatcccgcagaagctcataacggttcgttttttaggctggcttataaatagaagctccactcgtgagtggagtatcttttgctcattccaacagctgagaaacacgtttgtgagtgccaagaagagcaagatcctagtaaggtgtttgtgatttgagaatccaagagagtagcctcactagcaaatcaagagtagcaaagtgtgcatccatcttctcattaggcttcgcgtggtcaagtgagagttcgtgcttgttactcttggtgatcgccatcacctagacggcttggtggtgattgggagtttggtgttcacccggcggagcttgtgggtgacccaactcaagttgtgagcggctttgggtgattcgccgcgacggagtgtcgaagaatcaacccgtagagagcacttgatccttgcgcggatcaagggggagctacacccttgcgcgggtgctccaacgaggactagtggggagtggcgactcttcgatacctcggcaaaacatcgccgcgttcctttccctctctacttactttgagcacttactttgagtatttactttgagcaattcaatacttgttttacatccatagaattgcttgctaagagtaaggttggaacataggttgtgagtttgttgtgcattagtttgatagaaacacttttctaggcacaaggggttaattgtgctatccgtaggatttgtttattgcaagagaatttcgaattagcccaattcaccccccctcttgggcatcttgatcctttcactcgtCTTTTGATTCGTAGCCTCCAAAGAactgcttcttgatcaccacgtaaaactcaccgactggacaagttcataaagcaccacacaagcatccatgcaatcatacacgaagcaaacaatagaactaaattagaacagtacaccaaacatatgaaacagcaagtaaaaatgttttaaagatgttctacacgttactacgaacacacaaGCGCAAAAAGCACGCTAACCGGAGCTACGGTGCGAAAGATACAACTATCAAAAGGCTTGCTTTTATAAGAGAGAACCATAGGCTTTATTAATGTTAACTATATAAAAGGATGCATAAGATATTTCAGAGAAGTACctaagttgaattaagtcaacttatatttggttttgaaaactgaAGTGAaatttatcatattttatttataaatctagtgacataattattaatcaagttaggatttaaaccatgaatATTCCATAGCTGGTAACAAGATTAACATTGTTACTAATGTGTAGTTTATGTCGTTACGAATCcaatgcaacttgaacgggtcaaatcggagttaaaacgaagaaactaCGCATAAAACAAGatcaatggcaattctgtaaatattttaAAATCAATTTCATactaaaataattaaaaaccgaATTAAAACAGTCCTGTGGACCGGACGTCGTTTTTGGAAAAACACAGGGGCCAAAACAGATAAATCAAGGGCATATTTTGAAATACTTTCAACAGAGGGTGGACCGCGGGTTGTTTTCAAAGAAACTCAGGGGCTTTTTCATAAAAGTGCTGGCGCCGGCGGGGTTGACTGGGTCGTTGTCCACGTGGGCGCCACGTGGCAATGCAGGAGTGGACCGGGGTGGTGAGCCGGCCGTGGACTGGCAGACGTGGgaaagtggaccaagtccaccactGTGCCGTGGACCGAAGGGGTACGAATTAACGCGATCTAATCTGGACCGTTGATATGGATTCGGATGGCCATGAATAGATCAGAGAGAGAGTGCGGACTGGCGTGGCTGGCGGCGCCATGGTCGGCGGCAAAGCTTGAAATCGGCCCTAGAGACCACGAGAGAGCAAACCGGAAACACGGGGAGAATGAGGACGGAGAGGCGAACTCACCCAGGTAGTCTTCGCGGTCGGAGACGGCACGAGATGCGGCGGAGCGGACagcgagcacggcggcgctagGTTACGCGGCGGCGCAGCGATTCGGCGAGGTGGCTGCGACTCCAAGGCTTGGGATGGGGAGGCACGACCGCGGGCAGCTGCTATTTATGGCGCGGAGCGGCGTGGGGTgcaaggcaagggaggagacggTGCGGACGTGGACTTACCGGCGGCGGTGTCCGGCTCGGGCACGAGGTAGGAGAAGTGCCTGACATGCGGGCCCGGCATGTCAGCGAccgagagaggggaggagacgcGCGGCGTGGGCGCGCTGCTCGGCTGGGCCGACCTGCTGGGCTTTGCGAGAGAAGAGGAGAAGATGGGCCGCGCGGGGATACAAGGCCGAACGGGCCAAATGCCAGgtaaggagagggagggggaaaTTCCTTTTTACTTTCTTAAACctaattttcaaattcaaattcaattcaaatttaaattcttttgaagttttgatcaaacccaatcatcacaaaataaatatgcagctgcatatatgcacaaacatgttgctaccttatgataaattttaaattaatgaaaatttttattttcttatGATTTCATGAGCAcgtaaattccaaattaaatctttttagctctatttcaaaaaatttaaatttttaggCAGGGAGATTCTGTCCGCGTCATCTCGTTTTGTGAGCGACTAACAACGAAGAACTCTCTAGCGAGAATGTTTTTTACGATTTCTCTTGCCTTCATGTCGGATCGAGCTAGCGACGTCGCTCCTTGTTGGGGACGCCCTAATGGCAGTTCCATCTCATGATCTGACTACTGTTTCACAATAAATAGGGaagatggattttttttttctattttatttatttcagttTGTTTGCTAATCAACCATGCTTCTCGTCTTGCAGATGTAAGGCACCAGGCTCAACTATCTCAACTGATGCCGGTATGCCACTAATGACAAGAAGACGCTGCAATATGAAGCGCAAAGAAACCTCCTTCGCCGCCGCAGCAAGAGCTGCAGGTAGTGGCTCCGCGAGGCAAGAAGCGTCTTCCAGTTTCTTAGCGACTTTGACTCGGACGACGTGGAGGTCGCTCCCATTGCGAAAAAGTCGAAGGTAAAGGTTGACCTCGGCTGCTTAGCAGCACTGGACAAGACTGTTATTAGCAAGGTATAGGATTCTGGGTTTTGGTAGAAGTGTTGCTCACTTTTCAGAATTCATATAGCATGCCGCATGTCCCTGCAAGAAGTGTGATGGAAGCACACAGGTGGATGCACATAAGATGGCACCTTTCCTTCGTTATTAGAGGTTGTTACGTTTAACAGGGTATGAATGGATCATTTGGAATAATGGATGCATTGTTCTGGGGTATCAAACAACAAATGGAATAATGGATGCATTGTTCTGGGTATCAAACAATTGTACAAAGAATTATCTGCCTTACATTGATAGCTCACCCAATGGTTTTGTAACGCCAACACCCCATGCATTGTGCACCGTTTTATCCTGATGTTTTATACATTTTGCAGCATTTTCCAATGGTAGTCCACTGATCTGGTATGATAATGTTAGCTTGGTAAGCGAATGGAGCGGAGGTGAATGGGCACAACACCTAAGTCACAAAGAAGCCGGCGCCTCAGTGTCTGCTAAGCTAAAGTGCTGCGCTTTACGAATCAGGCAGTAAACTGTTAACTTAGTCAGTTGACCACGCCAGTCTTCACAACAGCCCGTGTGTGCACCAATCTGAAGCTGTGAACTGCTGCCCGGACTAAACTCCAGGTGACATACTCTGATGAAATCGTCCAGCTCTTCTGTTTCAATGAGCATTTGCTGTCACACGAGAATCCTTCTCATTCAAAACTCACCGCTCCAGGTGTTCAGATGTCAGTTTTGTTGAGACAATTATGACCTTATGGTTTATCCATGCTTGGAACCTCCATATGTGGCCCATCAACTGAGACCGGCTGCTGATTATGGGCTTGAGGGGTGACAACATCTTCAGACAAGAAATCCATCTGGTCCCACTGCACTTCTTCTATTTTCCATGTTAAGAACTTCAAGCTGTAACAACAACTACGTAACAGAACAGATGATTTTAAACCAGCTTAATGAATGATTATCAAGGATACGTTCTGTTCTCCAAATATCAGTCATGCTAACATCCCCCTCTGTTAGGAGCCAGTAATCAGAATCCGTCTGCAAAATTTGTGTAGAATGGTAAGTCACTCAAGATAGCACAACCACCTACTTTATAACCTAGCAGGTTCTGTAAAGATTTGCATTCAGGTTCTAGTTAGTAAAACTCGGAAAAGCATATGAAAGATTCATATGTACATGCACATTGTTGTATTATTTTTTATATCAACTCTGCATTCTGAATATAATTTCAGATGGGGCGCATTGTTAACAATAAGCTTTATGATCATGGCAAAGGAGGGAAAAGCTAAAATTCAACTTCACAATGATCTGACTTACTGGGACGTCTGGAGCAGTAAGCCTTGTCATCCCTCCAAAGTCATGCAAAGCACTAGGATCCTGGGGGCTGTGCTGTACATCATGTGCCACGTCCATTGGCGTGCTACTTTGTCCAGCATATGTTGTATTGGAATCTTCAGCAGGTTGATGTCTGGGCACATTTGAATGCTTGGCGCGTGTCGCAGCACCACCCAGTTCCTCAAATTTCTCATCAAATTGACTATCATTATAACAAAATTCTGATTAGCTAAGATTCTGTCCAAACAATTAACTTTACAGGAGAAATAAACCTTACCTAACTAAGTAAACATCTATGGGTCCCATCGTACTTCTTAATACAATTCTATATCTCCTTTGCAGATAATCACCCGCCTGTGCATGCAGCAGAAATACACGAGAACCATAAATTAGAACAGCCATTTATTTGTGTATGCAAAGCTCATTTATTTTAATGCTTCCTACCTCATCTGGATCTGGTACTTCAAGTGTAGTACCATGAGGTGCTTTAATCGCAATCAGTGTTTCATTCTGCACAAGCAACCATAAATGTTAACTACCAATCTACTATACATGTTGACTTCAAGAGAATTAATTTGGCCTAAAGCAACGGATAATCCATTTAATATGACATTGGAAAACCATTAAACTAAACCAGACCTGAAAGCTGGGTAATCCCTTGATATCGTCTTCAGTCACATAGATCCACCTAATAGACAAATGAAACATGGATGCAGTATTAAATAGTGACATACAAACAAACTGATGCAAAAGAAATATAGTTACCTTTGATTATTTTCATCTTCGGTTAACTCCCTTAATTTTTCACGCATGTCACTGAATGGGAAACAAAGCACTTGATTAGATAATGCTTTTGTTAAGAACTGTGACAGAGAGTAAGCAGAAATGTGCACTAGCTATCAACCTCATACGCTCATCTAGTGCTTGCTCCTGCAGACtaagattttcaacttctgcctgcAATGTGTTACAAAAAACTGAGCTTAGGTCTAGTTATTATCATAcctctcgggggggggggggggggggggggggggggggggggggggagtcagTCAGCTGCACTTAGGACTGGTATGTCAATTTCAATACAAAAATGAAAGTTTACAAAAGCAAATACCTGCAAAGCAGAAATACCGTTATCTAATTGAACACTTGAATCATCCAGGGCCCTATAGTGTCATGCGAAATTACAAGAGTTGGTGAGATAAGGTTGCATCATAGTACAGGAAAAGGGTCAAAGGAAGAAAGCTATGCTTACTTCCAACGGATTCTATTCTTAAGTGTCTTCTCTATTAGTCCAATGCCTTCAAGGACATTGGTAATGTCATATATGCGCCGCTTTTGAACCTGAATTGTAGGAAAAGTCTGTGAGTGTGTACCAACTACCAAGTGGACTAAAAGAGATGACAGCTCAAAATGAAAACAATTTATAACCTCTAGTGTTTCTGCAGCATTATTTAAATCTAGAATGCCATCTGGAGCTTGCTTGAGTAAGTTAATGAACTTTTTTGTCAGAAGTCCTAAACAAGGATCAGAAAGGATGGATATAAGTAACAGCAAGCATTACTAAGGAAAGAGCAATGTAACCAATTTCAGAAAATATAAAGACGTAGACTGTTATGATCACCTAGTGAACTGTCATAGCGGCACGTGCCAACAGGAGTTGGTGGATTGAGTGGTGAACCTGTGCATAGAAAGATTTTCATATTTATCCTTTTCTTGTACatatgtaaaaaaaaaaagagttcgAAACAAATGACCATGGCATATCATTCACCGACGTTTGCACTCACCAACATTTGACGTAGGTGTCTGAGGCCCAGTTTTACTGTTTTTAGCCTTTGCCTTAGAAGCTTTAACAGTTTTACCAGAGACCGGAGTGAGCGTTGGACTGGTAATGATACAATCGCTTGACTCAGCAGTATCATTTTCTACGGATCTGGCTTTCCTTTTTAGCTGTAGAAGAGAAACAGACTTGTTACACAGCTGTCATTAAGAATTGCAAACATCATCCAAAGAGGTTATCAATTAGCATCAAAGACAATTAAAATATTAAGAATATGCGAAATTATGATCTAGGAAACATACAAAGTACTAACACCATACGACCATCATTAGTGGATGTAGTCAACTTATAACCTAAAGTGTATAAATGCTGTCATAACCCGAAGCCGGattattttgtttgtttttcaAAGTATTTACGTTACAGCTGCAACTAAGCATATCTGCAGTTTTGACCTAAAATAAGTGGCACAGGCACACAGCAGTTCCATGCGAACTATCCGACAAAAGAAATAAGCATGATTTGCCCACATACGTTACAAGCTTGCAGATTTCAACATCTTAAATAACAGTAACGCCATCAAGTTGTTTCCAGTGTATATAAGATGACCTATGCTTGCATTGACACGTGCTGGCTAGAAAAAAAGGTATGAGGTATTTAACATCTACAATAAAAGAAACCATCCAAGTTCTCTTTCATTTGCCGATGCTATAGATAGGAAGTTTATAGCGCAGGAGCACACCTAAATGGTGGTACAATCAAGTCCTACAGCAAGCCAAA is from Miscanthus floridulus cultivar M001 chromosome 7, ASM1932011v1, whole genome shotgun sequence and encodes:
- the LOC136463492 gene encoding transcription factor E2FA-like is translated as MSGVGSGRTPAAQKILQSLRPPLSFATPSRPPFATPDEYHRFPMPAAATGPAATSGGVGAGDDLPDTIEEGVVLRTPLKRKARSVENDTAESSDCIITSPTLTPVSGKTVKASKAKAKNSKTGPQTPTSNVGSPLNPPTPVGTCRYDSSLGLLTKKFINLLKQAPDGILDLNNAAETLEVQKRRIYDITNVLEGIGLIEKTLKNRIRWKALDDSSVQLDNGISALQAEVENLSLQEQALDERMSDMREKLRELTEDENNQRWIYVTEDDIKGLPSFQNETLIAIKAPHGTTLEVPDPDEAGDYLQRRYRIVLRSTMGPIDVYLVSQFDEKFEELGGAATRAKHSNVPRHQPAEDSNTTYAGQSSTPMDVAHDVQHSPQDPSALHDFGGMTRLTAPDVPTDSDYWLLTEGDVSMTDIWRTEQEVQWDQMDFLSEDVVTPQAHNQQPVSVDGPHMEVPSMDKP